The Lacticaseibacillus rhamnosus DNA window AAAAGAGCATCAGATCAGCTTTGTCCCATACTTCCCCCTTGCCTCGGGCTTGTTAACCGGTAAATATGGGCCTGATGATGCTGACAAATTCAAGAAGCGCTTTTCTGCCGATGAATTCAAAGAAATTTTAGCCGCACTTCGCGAAGTTGACGGCATTGCGGATGCACACCAAGCAACAATTGCGCAGATTATGCTCGCTTGGTACATGAAGAACCCCGACATTGCCGTTGTCATCCCCGGTGCCCGCCTGCCAGAACAAGCCGCTAGTAATGCTAAAGCGCTCGATGTCGATCTACGGGATGCAGAATACGAATCGATCAATGAGTTGTTCAAAAACTTCAAAACAAAGTAACCGACGCTTGCTGATTTCCAGCAGTGAAAATAAACCGCTCCATAAAAAACAGCTCACAGCCTTCAAAAAAGAAGTCCTGTGAGCTGTTTTTTGTCTTATACGCCTGGGATCGTTGCTACTTCTTGCGTGTAAAGGCGCGCTTTACGACTTGCCAGAAAGTTAACGACTTAACAATTCGCTCGGCGGGAATGTGCACCCGAATGGCACGTAAAACCCGCTTAGGATCTTTCGCTGCAAACGTATACGTCCCATTCTTTTTGGTTTTAATGGCAAAGCGCGGGATCCACTTACCTTTGAAGATGACGGAAGCAATGACCCAGTCCACTTCATTCCACGGAATCTGATAGAAGTCACGTACGTTTTTTTCATTGAAAAATTCGAATCCTTTATCACCGATCATGATCTTGCCATAGGCCGGCATTCCCATAAAGGCCGTACCTTCAATCACTAACTCGGATTTGGTGTTGATTGATTGAACCATTTTTTGCCATCCTTTTAAACTGAAGTTGACTGTGCTTGCTGATGTGCCTTGCTTGTTGGGTTTATTGGTTTTGGAGAGACTTTCGCCAAAATGCGTTTGTGGCGAAGTTTAAACTTACCCTCCAAAACGCGTTCGCAGTCGCAGTCGCAGCAATCTACGTGTAAGGACCTCAAGTCTAAATGGCCAAAGCCCAGCCATTTAGACTTGAGGCCACTTACACTCCGATTGCTAAACGCTCCTGCTCACGCTCTCCATTATAAAACAAAAGCCCAGACTTTGTGTCTGAGCTTTTGAAGTCTTGGTTCGACTTTTGGTGGTTGATCTTACATCAAGCCGATGACGTGGAAGACAACCCCGACGACGAACAGACCAAGAATGATAATGATTGGAGAAACTTTCTTCTTCAGCAACCACATGCAGAACAAGGTAAGCAGTAAGCCCATCAAACCTGGAATTAAGCTATCCAAGTTATCCTGTAAGGTCGTAACCTTGTTTTTAGTCAGTGACAAGCCTTGAGATTGTAATTCTAAAGCCTTTTGAACTCCAGCTTTTCCGCTTGGTAATGAACTCCAGTCAATGTAAGCACCTTTTTGGTTTGGAACATTTGAAACAACCGGGGTGAACTTGACGGATACCCAGCGGTTAACCAGTGATCCTAGGATAAACATACCAAGGATTGTGGCACCCTTCGTAACTTCACCAAGCAAGCCACCTGACAAGTCTTCAGTAATCTTACTACCTGCTTTATAGCCAAATTCCTGCGTGTACCATAGGAAGGCCATACGAATCGCATTCCATAAAACAAAGTACAAAATTGGCCCTAAGAGATTGCCGGCCATCGCCATGGATGCGGCTAACGCACCGATAATTGGCTTAACCGTGAACCAGAACACTGGATCGCCGACACCAGCCAGCGGACCCATCATCCCGACTTTGACACCCTGAATGGCTTTATCGTCAATTGGGGCACCATTAGCACGTTCTTCTTCCAGTGCCATCGTAACACCCAGAATCGGTGAAGCCAGATATGGGTGGGTGTTAAAGAATTCCAAGTGCCGCTTCAAAGCAGCGGAACGATCTTCCTTAGTATGATACAAACGCTTCAGTGCTGGAATTAAGGTATAAGCCCAGCCACCATTTTGCATACGTTCGTAGTTCCAAGAACCTTGAAGGAAGGTTGACCGCCACCAAACCTTAATTCGGTCGCCTTTTGTGATATGAACTTCTTCAGCCATGTTTGTCAACCTCCTTTTCAATAATTATCAATAATGTCGCCGACAGGATCACCGGCACCACTATTCGAACCGCCATTACCTGAGCCGCCGCCTTGCTTGGACAATGCCAAGTAAATCAGTGCCAGTGAAATACCGATAGCACCAAGGCCGATCAGGGTAATTTCTTTAACTGTTGCCAGCACAAACCCAATCGCAAAGAATGGCCATACTTCACGAGTCGCCATCATGTTAATAACCATAGCGTACCCGACAGCAACAACCATGCCCCCGCCAATGCCAAGACCAGTCGTTAACCAATCAGGCATCTGTTCAAGCAATGCCCGCACTGGGCCGGCACCAACAGCAAGAATTAAGCCTGCAGGAATCGCAATCCGCAAGCCCTGCATGCAGATCGCGACCCATTGCCAGAAATCAATTTTACCGAAACTACCTTCTTCAGCAGCACGGTCCATGATATGAACGATCGCAGTTGCCAAGGTACGTACTAAGGTGGTCAGCAACAAACCGGCAACCGCCAGCGGAACCGCAATCGCAATCGCTGAACTAACACCTTTAGTACCCTGACCGCCAAGAACTAGAATAATAGCTGATGCAACTGAGGCCAATGCAGCATCTGGTGCAACGGCCGCGCCAATGTTAGCCCAGCCTAAAGCGATCATTTGTAATTGGCCACCCAGTACCAAACATGGGGCCAGATTGCCGGTCACAAGTCCGATCAACGTGCACGCAATAACTGGCTGATGGAAGTGGAATTCATCCAAAATACCTTCCATACCAGCAAGGAATGACACGATGAGGACCAGAATGATTTGAATAAAATTCAAAGTCATGAGTCTTCTTCCTCCGTTTCAAAAATTACTTCTGCGCATTCAGTTCGTCTTGTGCTTTCTTCAAAATTGCATTCATGTCATCCGGATGATCAGATGGCACCTTGCGAACGTCAAACTTCACACCATCATCAGCCAGCTTATGGAAGGTATCGATATCCTTCTGATCAAATGCTAGCACTTTGTTAGGTTGAACTTTACCCACTGAATGTGACATTGAACCAATGTTGAGTTCCTTGATTGGAACGCCGCCTTCGATTGCGCGAAGGGCGTCTTCCGGTGTTTCAAATAATAGCAATGCGCGCTGGCCGCCAAAGTGTTTATCATCTTTGGCCAGCTTAATCATCTGATCAATTGGCACAACATGCGCCTTAACGCCAGACGGAGCTGCTTCCTTAATCAGGTTCTTCCGCAGTTCGTCTTTGGCAACTGAATCAGAAACAACGATAATCCGTGTTGGGTTCGTTGTCTTGGTCCAGGTCGTTGCAACCTGACCATGCAGCAAACGTGAATCAACCCGCGCCAAAACGTATTGGAATGAACCCGGTTGACCAGCATTAGCCGTACTTGGTGCAGCAGCCTGAGCAGCTGGTTTCTTCACTTTATCCAGTGCTTCC harbors:
- a CDS encoding DUF956 family protein; translated protein: MVQSINTKSELVIEGTAFMGMPAYGKIMIGDKGFEFFNEKNVRDFYQIPWNEVDWVIASVIFKGKWIPRFAIKTKKNGTYTFAAKDPKRVLRAIRVHIPAERIVKSLTFWQVVKRAFTRKK
- a CDS encoding mannose/fructose/sorbose PTS transporter subunit IIA, whose translation is MVGIILASHGQFAAGIKQSGQMIFGEQEKVEAVTFMPDEGPDDLHKHLEDAIAKFDPDDEVLFLIDLWGGSPFNQANSIYEEHKDKWAIVTGLNLPMLIEAYGSRLSMDSAQDIAAHLLDAGRDGIKIKPEALDKVKKPAAQAAAPSTANAGQPGSFQYVLARVDSRLLHGQVATTWTKTTNPTRIIVVSDSVAKDELRKNLIKEAAPSGVKAHVVPIDQMIKLAKDDKHFGGQRALLLFETPEDALRAIEGGVPIKELNIGSMSHSVGKVQPNKVLAFDQKDIDTFHKLADDGVKFDVRKVPSDHPDDMNAILKKAQDELNAQK
- a CDS encoding PTS system mannose/fructose/sorbose family transporter subunit IID, which translates into the protein MAEEVHITKGDRIKVWWRSTFLQGSWNYERMQNGGWAYTLIPALKRLYHTKEDRSAALKRHLEFFNTHPYLASPILGVTMALEEERANGAPIDDKAIQGVKVGMMGPLAGVGDPVFWFTVKPIIGALAASMAMAGNLLGPILYFVLWNAIRMAFLWYTQEFGYKAGSKITEDLSGGLLGEVTKGATILGMFILGSLVNRWVSVKFTPVVSNVPNQKGAYIDWSSLPSGKAGVQKALELQSQGLSLTKNKVTTLQDNLDSLIPGLMGLLLTLFCMWLLKKKVSPIIIILGLFVVGVVFHVIGLM
- a CDS encoding PTS mannose/fructose/sorbose transporter subunit IIC, with product MTLNFIQIILVLIVSFLAGMEGILDEFHFHQPVIACTLIGLVTGNLAPCLVLGGQLQMIALGWANIGAAVAPDAALASVASAIILVLGGQGTKGVSSAIAIAVPLAVAGLLLTTLVRTLATAIVHIMDRAAEEGSFGKIDFWQWVAICMQGLRIAIPAGLILAVGAGPVRALLEQMPDWLTTGLGIGGGMVVAVGYAMVINMMATREVWPFFAIGFVLATVKEITLIGLGAIGISLALIYLALSKQGGGSGNGGSNSGAGDPVGDIIDNY